A single region of the Pararhodospirillum photometricum DSM 122 genome encodes:
- a CDS encoding helix-turn-helix transcriptional regulator, with product MPEHDDALASFCEALNGASKPSELTHVLTTTMERLGFRHACYHVVRLEGGTVRLPYVLHNYGDAWADHYFKEGYLDIDPILKASPGQTLPFHWSSRLDPEALNRDQRRMFDEAHDAGIHDGYSIPILGPHQDLAAVTVIPDATGPEGHALIEAQKHLIHVMAIYFDRHARSPLVNAKLSSPRQKTLLSPREHEVLRWTAHGKTSSETADILGVSAKSVEFHLENAKRKLGTYSKTHAVVKALTLGLVRM from the coding sequence ATGCCGGAGCATGACGACGCGTTGGCAAGTTTTTGCGAGGCCCTGAATGGCGCCTCGAAACCGTCCGAATTGACGCACGTCCTCACCACGACCATGGAGCGCCTCGGCTTTCGCCATGCTTGCTACCACGTGGTGCGCCTGGAGGGAGGAACTGTTCGCTTACCTTATGTTCTTCACAACTACGGGGACGCCTGGGCCGATCATTATTTCAAAGAAGGCTACCTGGATATCGACCCAATCCTCAAGGCGAGCCCGGGGCAAACCCTCCCCTTCCACTGGTCGAGTCGGCTGGACCCCGAGGCTTTGAACCGCGACCAGCGGCGCATGTTTGATGAGGCCCACGACGCGGGCATCCACGATGGCTACTCCATCCCGATCCTCGGGCCCCACCAGGATCTGGCGGCGGTCACGGTCATCCCCGACGCAACCGGCCCCGAGGGACACGCCTTGATCGAGGCGCAAAAGCACCTGATCCACGTCATGGCCATCTATTTTGACCGCCACGCCCGCAGCCCCCTGGTCAACGCCAAGCTGTCATCGCCACGCCAGAAAACCCTGCTCTCCCCCCGGGAGCACGAGGTTCTGCGCTGGACGGCCCACGGCAAAACCTCGTCCGAGACCGCCGACATCCTGGGGGTGAGTGCCAAAAGCGTGGAATTTCACCTGGAGAACGCCAAGAGAAAGCTGGGCACCTACTCCAAAACCCACGCCGTCGTCAAAGCCCTGACCCTCGGCCTCGTGCGCATGTAA
- a CDS encoding acyl-homoserine-lactone synthase, giving the protein MFTITDQYNAIANAWLIHSFSELRYEIFINRLKWPLACPVGREVDQFDDQDAVYLTSTNRRGQVVAGARLLSTARRSLLNEAFAGLVDGPLPCDDLIVDVTRFAVDHRPERVEGCGNLCGQLLVALQEYGLALGLKHYVSVSDVRMEPILRRGGFRFQRLGGEVSMDGTGVVALTVEISPERLAAAQARAQVHTSMLAWEPLRRAA; this is encoded by the coding sequence ATGTTCACGATTACCGATCAATATAATGCCATTGCCAATGCTTGGCTGATCCATTCGTTTTCCGAACTGCGCTACGAGATTTTTATCAATCGCCTGAAATGGCCGCTGGCCTGCCCGGTCGGCCGCGAGGTTGACCAGTTCGATGACCAAGACGCGGTTTACCTGACCAGCACCAACCGCCGAGGTCAGGTGGTGGCCGGCGCCCGGCTGTTGAGTACGGCGCGGCGCAGCCTGCTCAACGAGGCCTTTGCCGGTCTTGTGGATGGCCCCTTGCCCTGCGACGACCTGATCGTCGATGTGACGCGCTTTGCGGTGGACCATCGGCCCGAGCGCGTCGAAGGCTGCGGCAACCTGTGCGGCCAGCTCCTGGTGGCGTTGCAGGAATACGGCCTCGCCCTTGGCCTCAAGCACTACGTTTCCGTCTCCGATGTCCGCATGGAGCCCATCTTGCGCCGGGGCGGTTTTCGTTTCCAGCGCCTGGGCGGCGAAGTCTCCATGGATGGCACCGGCGTTGTTGCCCTCACCGTCGAAATTTCGCCCGAGCGTCTGGCAGCCGCCCAGGCGCGGGCCCAGGTTCACACCAGCATGCTGGCGTGGGAACCCCTGCGGAGGGCCGCGTGA
- a CDS encoding helix-turn-helix domain-containing protein — MRKGKQAEVRPYTSDNPDPLDKEVGRRLRLRRKLLGMSQQQLADAVGITFQQVQKYERGVNRLSASRLWDFASILGVPVSFFFEDLEGADVDRTIPRARKDALEASDDLPAAQDPLVRTETLELCYSFWAATPRVRKTYLEFLKICATLEAPAAQALAQALEEPGEAVLTRPLPGGDDLVPSH; from the coding sequence ATGCGGAAGGGCAAACAGGCCGAGGTTCGGCCGTATACCAGTGACAACCCCGATCCCCTGGACAAGGAGGTCGGTCGCCGCCTGCGACTGCGACGCAAGCTTTTGGGCATGAGCCAGCAGCAGCTTGCCGATGCCGTGGGCATCACCTTTCAGCAGGTGCAGAAGTACGAACGTGGCGTCAACCGGTTGAGCGCGAGCCGGCTTTGGGATTTCGCGTCCATCCTGGGGGTTCCCGTCTCCTTCTTCTTCGAGGATCTTGAAGGGGCTGACGTGGACCGGACCATCCCGCGCGCCCGCAAGGACGCCCTGGAAGCCAGCGATGATCTTCCGGCCGCTCAGGACCCCCTGGTGCGGACCGAAACTCTCGAACTGTGCTACTCCTTCTGGGCGGCCACGCCCCGGGTGCGCAAAACGTATCTCGAGTTTCTCAAGATCTGTGCCACCTTGGAGGCTCCCGCCGCCCAGGCCCTGGCCCAGGCCCTGGAGGAACCGGGCGAGGCAGTTCTGACCCGCCCCCTGCCGGGTGGGGATGACCTCGTTCCGTCACATTAA
- the rph gene encoding ribonuclease PH, translated as MRPSGRAPASLRPLRLDPGYAKHAEGSCFICFGDTHVLCTASLEDRVPSWMRNSGKGWITAEYGMLPRSTHSRTDREAARGRQSGRTQEIQRLIGRSLRAVVDLKALGEVQIRLDCDVIQADGGTRTAAITGSWVALFQALDKTLGRTRALAALPDHVAAVSCGLVEGQAVLDLDYAEDSTAQADANFVLTGRGGIVEIQGTAEQAPFSPPQFLELLGLAQQGVAELIVAQKQALGLPEAS; from the coding sequence ATGAGACCGTCCGGCCGCGCGCCCGCGTCCTTGCGCCCCCTTCGCCTCGACCCCGGCTATGCCAAGCATGCCGAGGGCTCCTGTTTCATCTGTTTTGGCGATACCCATGTCCTGTGTACCGCCTCCCTTGAGGACCGGGTGCCGTCTTGGATGCGCAACAGCGGCAAGGGCTGGATCACCGCTGAATACGGCATGCTGCCCCGCTCGACCCACTCACGCACCGACCGCGAGGCAGCGCGCGGGCGTCAGAGCGGCCGCACCCAGGAAATCCAGCGCCTGATCGGCCGCTCGCTGCGCGCCGTCGTGGACCTCAAGGCCCTGGGCGAGGTGCAGATTCGTCTGGACTGCGACGTGATCCAGGCCGATGGCGGCACCCGCACCGCCGCCATCACCGGCTCGTGGGTCGCCTTGTTCCAGGCGCTCGACAAAACCCTGGGGCGGACCCGCGCCCTGGCCGCCTTGCCCGACCACGTGGCGGCGGTGTCGTGCGGACTGGTGGAGGGTCAGGCGGTCTTGGATCTTGATTACGCCGAAGACAGCACCGCCCAGGCCGACGCGAATTTCGTGCTCACCGGCCGCGGCGGCATCGTCGAGATCCAGGGCACGGCCGAGCAGGCCCCCTTCAGCCCCCCCCAGTTCCTGGAACTGCTCGGCTTGGCCCAGCAGGGCGTGGCCGAGCTGATCGTCGCCCAAAAACAGGCTCTGGGCCTGCCGGAGGCCTCCTAA
- the rdgB gene encoding RdgB/HAM1 family non-canonical purine NTP pyrophosphatase, giving the protein MARRLTQGPLVVASHNAGKVREIMDLVRPFGLDVRSAGDLGLPEPEETGDTFEANAQLKARAAALGAGLPALADDSGLCVPALGGDPGIYSARWAGPERDFAHAMAEVNAKLGDAADRSAFFVCVLALAWPDGHMETFRGTVDGTLVWPPRGTLGFGYDPLFVAQGETLTFGEMDPGTKHALSHRAAAFRLFVDACLGNRP; this is encoded by the coding sequence ATGGCGCGGCGCTTGACCCAGGGCCCGCTGGTCGTTGCCAGCCACAACGCCGGCAAGGTCCGCGAGATCATGGATCTGGTGCGGCCCTTCGGCCTGGACGTCCGCTCGGCCGGCGACCTTGGCCTGCCCGAGCCCGAAGAAACCGGCGACACCTTCGAGGCTAACGCCCAGCTCAAGGCCCGGGCCGCCGCCCTTGGCGCCGGTCTGCCCGCCCTGGCCGACGACTCGGGCCTGTGCGTCCCGGCCCTGGGGGGCGACCCGGGCATTTATTCGGCGCGCTGGGCCGGCCCCGAGCGGGACTTTGCCCACGCCATGGCCGAGGTCAACGCCAAGTTGGGCGACGCCGCCGACCGCTCGGCCTTTTTTGTCTGCGTCCTTGCCCTGGCATGGCCCGATGGCCATATGGAGACCTTCAGGGGCACCGTGGACGGAACCCTCGTGTGGCCACCCCGGGGAACCCTGGGCTTCGGCTACGACCCCCTGTTCGTGGCCCAGGGCGAAACACTGACCTTTGGCGAAATGGACCCCGGGACCAAGCATGCCCTGAGCCATCGCGCCGCCGCCTTCCGCCTGTTCGTTGACGCCTGTCTGGGGAATCGCCCATGA
- the hemW gene encoding radical SAM family heme chaperone HemW, translating to MTACPPPSPSPFSVPGDEGFGVYVHWPFCRAKCPYCDFNSRPGGEVDHQRWQAALLHDLETQAARLDHRDRLLSSVFFGGGTPSLMDPATVAAVIARVRALWPTEGPLEVTLEANPGSVDAARLAALKDAGVTRLSLGVQTLDADALKALGRRHSVEQSLEALAQARALFDRVSVDLIYARPGQTPEDWAHELEQVVALDPTHVSLYQLTVEPGTPLFTRIMQGDVVLPDEDTAVELFVITRSVLADAGLPAYEVSNHARPGQACRHNMVTWRGGDYLGIGPGAHGRLGTLEGPLATVAHADPETWLTAVEAGAGGFGETTVLSREERAREIVMTGLRLAEGVSESRLRRLTGLGFEDVLDPEGLALAADEGLILAVGDALAVSEAGLLLLNPVTAAILAP from the coding sequence ATGACCGCCTGCCCCCCTCCCTCGCCCAGCCCGTTCTCCGTGCCCGGGGATGAGGGCTTTGGGGTTTATGTTCACTGGCCGTTCTGCCGCGCCAAGTGCCCCTATTGCGACTTCAACAGCCGCCCGGGGGGCGAGGTCGATCACCAGCGCTGGCAAGCAGCCCTGCTCCATGACCTGGAAACCCAGGCCGCCCGCCTGGATCATCGCGACCGCCTGCTGTCGAGCGTGTTTTTCGGCGGCGGCACCCCCTCGCTGATGGATCCGGCCACCGTCGCCGCCGTCATCGCCCGTGTCCGCGCCCTGTGGCCCACCGAAGGCCCCCTGGAAGTCACCCTGGAGGCCAATCCCGGCTCGGTGGATGCCGCCCGGCTCGCCGCCCTCAAGGACGCCGGCGTCACCCGCCTGTCGCTGGGCGTGCAGACCCTCGACGCCGACGCCCTAAAAGCCCTCGGCCGGCGCCACAGCGTCGAGCAAAGTCTGGAGGCCCTGGCCCAGGCCCGCGCCCTGTTCGACCGGGTCTCCGTGGACCTGATCTACGCCCGCCCCGGCCAGACCCCCGAAGACTGGGCCCACGAACTGGAGCAGGTCGTCGCCCTCGACCCCACCCACGTCTCGCTCTACCAGCTCACCGTTGAACCCGGCACGCCGCTGTTCACCCGCATCATGCAAGGCGACGTGGTCCTCCCCGACGAAGATACCGCCGTCGAGCTGTTCGTCATCACCCGCAGCGTTCTCGCCGACGCCGGCCTGCCCGCCTACGAAGTCTCAAACCACGCCCGCCCCGGCCAAGCCTGCCGCCACAACATGGTCACATGGCGCGGCGGCGATTACCTGGGCATCGGACCCGGGGCCCATGGCCGCCTTGGCACCCTGGAAGGGCCCCTGGCCACCGTGGCCCACGCCGACCCCGAGACTTGGCTCACCGCCGTCGAAGCCGGCGCCGGCGGCTTTGGCGAAACCACCGTGCTCTCCCGCGAGGAGCGGGCCCGCGAAATCGTCATGACCGGCCTGCGGCTCGCCGAGGGCGTCTCGGAATCCCGGCTACGCCGCTTGACCGGCCTGGGCTTCGAGGATGTCCTCGACCCCGAGGGCTTGGCTCTCGCCGCCGACGAAGGCCTGATCCTCGCCGTGGGCGACGCCCTCGCCGTCTCCGAAGCCGGCTTGCTCCTGCTCAACCCCGTTACCGCCGCCATCTTGGCGCCATGA
- a CDS encoding SDR family NAD(P)-dependent oxidoreductase, with the protein MTPAPTRILITGASSGLGHALALAYAAPGRQLVLGARRPLDAVAEACRAQGAQVETTCVDVTDQAATAAWVVAADQSQPLDLVIANAGISGGTAAGSEPQDLTRALFATNLDGVLNTVCPLLERFQARRAGQIALMASLAGFRGFPGAPAYCASKAAVRVWGEGLRGLMAPHGVRVSVICPGFVRTPMTDVNPFPMPFLMPPEVAAQRIVRGLARNQGRISFPLPLVLATHLIAALPDAWAGRLTAQAPRKPGR; encoded by the coding sequence ATGACCCCAGCCCCCACCCGGATCCTCATCACCGGGGCGTCAAGCGGCCTGGGCCACGCCCTGGCCCTGGCCTACGCCGCCCCGGGCCGCCAGTTGGTGCTGGGGGCCCGCCGCCCCCTCGACGCGGTGGCCGAAGCCTGCCGCGCCCAGGGCGCCCAGGTGGAAACCACCTGCGTCGATGTCACCGACCAAGCCGCCACCGCCGCCTGGGTCGTCGCCGCCGACCAGTCCCAGCCCCTCGATCTGGTCATTGCCAATGCCGGGATCTCCGGGGGCACCGCCGCAGGCAGCGAACCCCAGGACCTGACCCGGGCCCTGTTCGCCACCAATCTCGACGGCGTGCTCAACACCGTGTGCCCGCTGCTGGAGCGCTTCCAGGCCCGGCGCGCCGGCCAGATTGCCCTCATGGCCTCCCTCGCCGGCTTTCGCGGCTTTCCCGGCGCCCCAGCCTATTGCGCCAGCAAGGCCGCCGTCCGAGTGTGGGGCGAAGGCTTACGCGGCCTGATGGCCCCCCATGGCGTTCGGGTGTCGGTCATTTGCCCCGGGTTCGTTCGGACCCCGATGACCGACGTCAACCCCTTCCCCATGCCCTTCCTCATGCCCCCCGAGGTCGCCGCGCAACGCATCGTGCGCGGCTTGGCCCGCAACCAAGGCCGCATCAGCTTCCCCCTACCGCTGGTCCTCGCCACTCACCTGATCGCCGCCCTGCCCGACGCCTGGGCCGGACGCCTCACCGCCCAGGCCCCGCGCAAGCCGGGGCGTTAA
- a CDS encoding protein-L-isoaspartate(D-aspartate) O-methyltransferase encodes MFNTHVLSALERVPRELFVPQPFANRAFENAALPIGCGQTISQPLVVGLMTQALALTDRHKVLEIGTGSGYQTAVLARLCRRVYTVERHGPLLAEAQDRLARLGIRNVVAREGDGYRGWPEQAPFERILVTAAAPDIPRTLVEHLAVGGLMVLPVGEEDGLQHVVRVRRYATHIQTETLFPVRFVPMVEGLPPRVEGEVVHYDLDDDALEVPVLSSLS; translated from the coding sequence GTGTTCAACACCCATGTGCTCTCGGCTCTTGAGCGTGTCCCCCGCGAATTGTTCGTGCCACAGCCTTTTGCCAACCGCGCCTTTGAAAACGCGGCCCTGCCCATCGGCTGCGGTCAAACCATCAGCCAGCCCTTGGTGGTGGGCTTGATGACTCAGGCCCTGGCCTTGACCGATCGGCACAAGGTTTTGGAGATCGGCACCGGCTCGGGCTATCAGACGGCGGTGTTGGCGCGCCTGTGCCGGCGGGTCTACACGGTGGAGCGCCACGGTCCCTTGCTGGCCGAGGCCCAGGACCGACTCGCCCGCCTTGGTATTCGCAACGTCGTTGCGCGCGAGGGCGACGGGTATCGCGGCTGGCCGGAACAAGCGCCGTTCGAGCGCATCTTGGTCACGGCCGCCGCCCCCGACATCCCCCGCACCCTGGTCGAGCATCTGGCGGTGGGCGGCTTGATGGTGCTGCCCGTTGGCGAAGAAGACGGGCTGCAACACGTTGTGAGGGTGCGGCGCTACGCCACCCACATCCAGACCGAAACCCTCTTCCCTGTGCGCTTCGTGCCTATGGTGGAGGGGTTGCCGCCGCGGGTCGAGGGGGAGGTGGTCCACTACGATCTCGACGACGACGCCTTGGAGGTGCCGGTCCTTTCTTCCTTGTCTTGA
- a CDS encoding DUF1737 domain-containing protein: MPDQPPNDLPRYRLLTGKDDATFCRRVSEALALGYRLYGSPAATFNGQDVIVAQAVLWPDEAHPS, translated from the coding sequence ATGCCCGACCAGCCCCCCAACGACCTCCCTCGCTATCGCCTTCTTACTGGCAAAGACGACGCCACCTTCTGCCGTCGTGTCTCCGAAGCTCTGGCCCTCGGATACCGCCTTTACGGATCCCCTGCGGCAACGTTCAACGGACAGGACGTTATCGTTGCCCAGGCCGTCTTGTGGCCAGATGAAGCCCACCCCTCGTGA
- a CDS encoding ABC transporter ATP-binding protein, translating into MSALIAQDITVHHGDHTLVEPVSFTLAAGQAVTVLGESGAGKTLLTRALLGTLPTGLRASGRLHVGAEPFDPAQPRGSRRLWGRRIAVLPQEPWLALNPLMRAAPQVAEVHALVAGRPDAAARADADLHTMGLAGAGHKWPWQLSGGMAQRLAFAAARAGGATITVADEPTKGLDADRCDDVRALLQQGLTSGGSLLTVTHDLALAEGLGGEILVMHKGQIVERGPAATVLETPQHPYTQALIAADPAHWPRRAAPTDPGEPFLRATGLGVARGGRALFQPVDLTLARGQIIGVAGPSGCGKSSLGNALLGLLPFTGTLWRDPAVAPLRFQKIWQDPPAAFPARLVLGRGLADLIARHRLDPAAVPPLMDRLRLRPDLLERLPGQISGGELQRVALLRALLLDPVFLFADEPTSRLDPVTQAETLRLLSELVEERGMGVLIVSHDSAVLAAVCDTVLRLQAV; encoded by the coding sequence ATGAGCGCGCTCATCGCCCAGGACATCACAGTGCACCACGGTGACCACACCTTGGTCGAGCCGGTATCCTTTACCTTGGCGGCGGGGCAGGCGGTCACGGTGTTGGGGGAGAGTGGGGCGGGCAAGACCCTTCTGACTCGGGCCCTGCTCGGCACCTTGCCCACCGGCCTGCGGGCCTCCGGTCGGCTGCACGTCGGGGCGGAGCCTTTCGATCCCGCCCAGCCCCGGGGCAGTCGCCGGCTGTGGGGGCGGCGCATTGCTGTCTTGCCCCAGGAGCCCTGGCTGGCCCTCAATCCCCTGATGCGCGCCGCACCGCAGGTGGCCGAGGTTCACGCCCTGGTGGCCGGTCGGCCCGACGCCGCCGCGCGGGCGGATGCCGACTTGCACACCATGGGACTCGCCGGGGCCGGGCACAAATGGCCCTGGCAGCTCTCGGGCGGCATGGCCCAGCGGCTCGCCTTCGCCGCCGCCCGGGCCGGCGGCGCCACCATCACCGTGGCCGACGAGCCAACCAAAGGCCTCGATGCCGACCGCTGCGATGATGTGCGGGCGCTCTTGCAGCAAGGCCTCACCAGCGGGGGCAGCCTGTTGACCGTGACCCATGACCTTGCCCTCGCCGAAGGCTTGGGCGGTGAGATCCTGGTCATGCACAAGGGCCAGATTGTCGAGCGTGGCCCCGCCGCAACGGTGCTSGAAACCCCCCAGCACCCCTACACCCAAGCCCTGATCGCCGCCGATCCGGCCCACTGGCCCCGGCGGGCCGCGCCGACCGATCCCGGGGAGCCCTTCCTGCGCGCTACGGGGCTTGGCGTGGCGCGTGGCGGCCGGGCACTGTTCCAACCCGTAGATCTCACTTTGGCGCGCGGCCAGATCATCGGTGTGGCCGGCCCCTCGGGCTGCGGCAAGTCCAGCCTGGGCAATGCCTTGCTGGGGCTTCTGCCGTTTACCGGGACCTTGTGGCGCGATCCGGCCGTGGCCCCCTTGCGCTTTCAAAAGATCTGGCAAGACCCGCCGGCGGCGTTTCCCGCGCGCTTGGTTTTGGGTCGGGGGCTGGCCGATCTCATCGCCCGCCATCGTCTGGATCCGGCCGCCGTGCCGCCGCTGATGGACCGCCTCCGGCTGCGTCCCGATCTGCTGGAGCGCCTGCCGGGGCAAATCTCGGGCGGCGAGCTTCAGCGGGTGGCGCTGCTGCGGGCCTTGTTGCTCGATCCGGTTTTCCTGTTCGCCGATGAGCCCACCTCACGCCTCGACCCGGTGACACAGGCCGAGACCTTGCGCCTGTTGTCGGAGTTGGTGGAGGAGCGGGGGATGGGGGTCTTGATCGTCAGTCACGACAGCGCGGTTCTTGCTGCGGTCTGCGATACGGTTTTGCGCCTTCAGGCGGTTTGA
- a CDS encoding ABC transporter permease encodes MTLSSSRLGWALLLLLLAFALVAPLVDALGPFKQSLMKALSGPDAAAPFGYDHLGRSLFARLAHALRLSLGIALGATASAAVLGIALGVLASWRGGWVDRALSLVADSVLALPALLMVLMMGVILPATALSFWAGLALVQWIEFFRLTRSATRSLVASPAVEAARLQGFGLGWIFRRILWPEIGPMLRTTMAFGSPTPLPPLPPSALSVLACAPPRRNWA; translated from the coding sequence ATGACCCTCTCTTCCTCCCGCCTGGGCTGGGCCCTGCTGCTGCTGCTCCTGGCCTTCGCCCTGGTCGCGCCGCTGGTCGATGCCCTGGGCCCGTTCAAGCAGAGCCTGATGAAGGCCTTGTCCGGTCCCGACGCCGCTGCCCCCTTCGGCTACGATCACCTGGGCCGCTCGTTGTTCGCCCGGCTGGCCCACGCCTTGCGCCTGTCCCTGGGCATCGCCTTGGGCGCCACGGCCAGTGCGGCGGTGCTGGGCATCGCCCTGGGCGTTCTTGCCAGTTGGCGCGGCGGCTGGGTGGACCGGGCCCTCTCCTTGGTGGCCGACAGCGTTCTGGCATTGCCGGCCCTGCTCATGGTCTTGATGATGGGGGTGATTCTACCCGCCACCGCCTTGTCCTTCTGGGCCGGTCTGGCGCTGGTGCAGTGGATTGAGTTCTTCCGCCTCACCCGCTCCGCCACCCGAAGCCTCGTTGCCAGCCCCGCCGTCGAGGCCGCTCGCCTTCAGGGCTTTGGCCTGGGCTGGATCTTCCGGCGCATCCTGTGGCCCGAAATTGGCCCCATGTTGCGAACCACCATGGCCTTCGGGTCGCCAACGCCATTGCCGCCATTGCCGCCCTCGGCTTTGTCAGTGTTGGCATGCGCGCCCCCACGCCGGAATTGGGCCTGA
- a CDS encoding ABC transporter permease has product MKSVLHAIAFRLGQAAGVALVVGVLSFLMMQAMPGDAAFRIAAARHGYDLVSVEAADAVRAALALDAGPVIQFLRWIGDLVRLDLGRSLVSGETVWSEIAHQLGASLELAGVALALSLVIGPPLGLWAGLHPGGIFDRALLVVAAGFRALPQFFLGLVLIVLFAVHLQVLPAAGHGAPAHYVLPALTLALGLAAGSARLTRDAMARVAQSPFYAFARTKGLSEAQVLWRHGLRNIGVPVLTFVGMQFITLAEGVVVVETIFGWPGIGHALIHAVFHRDVPMVQGTALVMGLGFVLLNTGVDLIARRLDPREV; this is encoded by the coding sequence ATGAAGAGCGTGCTCCACGCCATCGCCTTTCGCTTGGGGCAAGCGGCGGGCGTCGCCCTGGTGGTCGGGGTGTTGTCGTTTTTGATGATGCAGGCCATGCCCGGCGACGCGGCCTTCCGCATTGCGGCGGCTCGCCATGGGTACGATCTGGTTAGCGTCGAGGCCGCCGATGCCGTGCGCGCCGCCCTGGCCCTCGATGCGGGGCCGGTGATTCAGTTTCTGCGCTGGATCGGCGATCTGGTCCGTCTGGATCTGGGGCGCTCCTTGGTGTCGGGCGAAACGGTCTGGTCCGAGATTGCCCACCAGTTGGGCGCTAGCCTGGAACTGGCCGGGGTGGCCCTGGCCCTGTCCCTGGTCATCGGGCCGCCGCTTGGCCTGTGGGCCGGTCTGCATCCCGGGGGGATTTTTGATCGGGCCTTGCTGGTGGTCGCCGCTGGTTTTAGGGCCCTGCCGCAGTTCTTCCTCGGCCTTGTGCTGATCGTGCTGTTTGCCGTTCATCTCCAGGTGTTGCCGGCCGCCGGGCATGGGGCCCCCGCCCATTACGTGCTGCCGGCCCTGACCCTGGCCTTGGGCTTGGCAGCCGGCTCGGCGCGCCTGACTCGCGATGCCATGGCTCGGGTGGCGCAAAGCCCCTTCTATGCCTTCGCGCGGACCAAGGGTCTGAGCGAGGCCCAGGTGCTCTGGCGCCATGGGCTGCGCAACATCGGCGTGCCTGTGCTGACCTTCGTGGGCATGCAGTTCATTACCTTGGCGGAAGGCGTTGTGGTGGTCGAAACCATTTTCGGCTGGCCGGGCATCGGTCACGCCCTGATCCATGCCGTGTTCCATCGCGATGTGCCCATGGTGCAGGGAACCGCCCTGGTGATGGGGCTGGGGTTTGTTCTGCTCAACACGGGGGTCGATCTGATCGCCCGTCGCCTCGATCCCCGGGAGGTGTAA
- a CDS encoding ABC transporter substrate-binding protein: MPVWRKVCCAIRRRPPRSFPPALAGWHDPSLAPLSYDPEAARAAFAAAGWTPGPDGILQNNGQRFAVDLLTFPDRPELPLAAAVLEQLLREVGIDVTINATNASEIPARHAAGTLQLAVFARNFALVPDPVGTLMQDYAPTGDWGAMGWSSPALTALVGKMAAEGGSDHDKAQVAAIFQAELPVLPIAWYQLTLAVSRSATGIVADPYERTFGLKTADLVR; this comes from the coding sequence GTGCCGGTTTGGCGCAAGGTGTGTTGCGCTATCCGGCGGCGGCCACCCAGATCGTTTCCCCCCGCCCTGGCCGGCTGGCATGATCCAAGCCTCGCGCCCCTGAGCTACGACCCCGAGGCCGCCCGCGCCGCCTTTGCCGCCGCCGGCTGGACCCCGGGGCCCGATGGCATCTTGCAAAACAACGGGCAGCGCTTTGCCGTTGATCTGCTGACCTTCCCCGATCGCCCCGAGCTGCCCCTGGCCGCCGCTGTGCTGGAGCAGTTGTTGCGCGAGGTCGGCATCGACGTGACCATTAACGCGACCAACGCCTCGGAGATCCCGGCCCGGCACGCGGCGGGCACCCTCCAACTCGCCGTGTTTGCCCGCAATTTTGCCCTGGTCCCCGATCCGGTTGGCACCTTGATGCAAGATTACGCCCCGACCGGGGACTGGGGAGCGATGGGCTGGTCGTCCCCTGCGTTGACCGCGCTGGTGGGCAAGATGGCGGCGGAGGGCGGCTCCGATCACGACAAGGCGCAGGTGGCCGCGATCTTCCAAGCCGAGCTGCCGGTGCTGCCGATCGCTTGGTATCAATTGACCCTGGCCGTCTCCCGCTCGGCTACCGGGATCGTTGCCGATCCGTATGAGCGGACCTTTGGCCTTAAGACGGCGGATCTTGTCCGATGA